From the genome of Triticum aestivum cultivar Chinese Spring chromosome 3B, IWGSC CS RefSeq v2.1, whole genome shotgun sequence, one region includes:
- the LOC123068571 gene encoding uncharacterized protein gives MAWAACRWTTAFRIRRCAVLGAARLTSPGCAVLDAPTAWPLATSTSWALVSTRRRTTTPPSPCNARPRGAVVVAAAVEVVVVDTTREHYVDDDCDGGSTPVVHVYGSVTAKARATSGERWVEEHSLFHRAKGQLARVPRDAPIPLQTTAVLVSAPLCSDSELQVSAELLDASASWQSPDHEIARGSVVFAPRLAGTDTAEIAGADGKVSTAVVTGQNGRLAMEPSASR, from the exons ATGGCTTGGGCGGCTTGCCGCTGGACTACCGCGTTCAGAATCAGACGGTGCGCCGTCCTGGGGGCAGCAAGGCTGACCTCGCCTGGGTGCGCCGTCCTAGATGCGCCGACCGCTTGGCCATTGGCGACGTCGACCTCATGGGCGCTTGTCAGTACGCGGAGGAGAACGACGACGCCACCCTCACCCTGTAACGCGCGCCCGCGTGGCGCCGTTGTGGTGGCCGCCGccgtggaggtggtggtggtggacacGACACGTGAACATTATGTCGACGACGACTGCGACGGCGGCTCGACTCCCGTCGTCCACGTCTACGGCTCCGTGACCGCGAAAGCCAGAGCGACTTCGGGCGAACGCTGGGTGGAGGAGCACAGCCTGTTCCACAGGGCGAAAGGCCAGCTGGCCCGCGTGCCCAGAGACGCGCCCATACCGCTGCAGACGACGGCGGTGCTCGTCTCCGCGCCGCTGTGCTCGGACTCGGAGCTTCAGGTCTCCGCCGAGCTGCTGGACGCCAGCGCGTCGTGGCAGAGCCCCGACCACGAAATCGCGCGTGGCTCCGTGGTCTTCGCCCCACGCCTGGCCGGGACCGACACCGCGGAGATCGCCGGCGCCGACGGCAAG GTCAGCACCGCTGTTGTCACCGGGCAGAATGGTCGACTGGCCATGGAGCCCTCTGCGAGCAG GTGA